The DNA sequence TCAAAGGTGCTGGCACGTTCATGCTCTGCATCATATTCGTTTTTAAAGAGGTCCAGAACAATGTTCATGCTTTCTGGTTTCAATCCATTTGATTCTGACAGTTCCTTAATCTTACAGTCATTTGCAGGCTGTTGCTCTGTATCGCCTTCGCCTTTGCTGTGCTCCAGAACAATATTAATGCTTCCAACATTCAATTCATTTGTAAAAGGCTGTCCCTGACCGCTATCTTGCGGATTTCCTCCAGGCACTTCATCACCCTGCTATTCTATTTTATGTAGCTGTTACTTTAAGTTTTGTGCGATGACCTTGCGCTGCTTCTTAATAACCCCGACTGCACTTGCAATCGCTAGAACCGCACCGATAATCTTCAATTCCGTGTTTATCAGCATTATCCCCTTTCCATAAAAAGTTCAGTGACCGCCACGCCCAGAAGCGCACCCAATCCGATTGCCAATAAGACATTTGGGATGGACAATCCCTTTTCGATGTTTCGAATGGTTTCTTTGCTGACATTCGCCTGACGTGCGAGCTCTTCTTGGGACAGTCCCTTTCTCAGCCTGGCATCCTTCAAGTAGGAATCAAATTTCTGTTCAGCCAAACTCGGCACCTCCAAGTTAATTCCACCCTACCATTTTTAGGAGCGGATGTACAAGTATTATTGTACTAAAATTTTTAGACAAATATATTGCACCATCCATTTGCACTCCTTCTAAAAACACTCTTATTAAATTTATTTTCAGTCGGTATAAAATATGGAACACCGTCATACAATGGTTTGAAGAAGGATGGGAGAAAAGCCATGACTCTTGAAAACACCATACAAACGCGTGGCGGTCGATCGTATAAGATATACGGGACCCCACAGAAACCTGTAACGCCTGCCTATCGCATGAAGTTTCGACTCGACGGTTAGCAAGGTCAGCAATTATTGTTTTTAAATCTATCTCATTAGGCGGCTCTCATGTTAGGGCAAGAAGATACGAGTTTCCAACCAGAAAATTGGTTGTGGAATACGGGTTTGGAACTCATCAAAAACGACGAGGAATTGGTGGAATTCGAAGAAAGAGAGTACCACATTCAAGGCATTTACCGTATATTAAAACTACGAGGCTTATCAATTTGCCGCGTAATCCGCAGTAAACGTATAGAAGTGCATGGTTTTTTAAATCCATGCACTTCTACTACTTAATGGTGCTCCGTTGGATTTATTTGCTTTGATTGAAGCGTTCGTCATTGAACCGTAGGACATCATTGAGATATTGAGTCGAGCGGTCTGGATAGTCAAATCCTTTTTCAAAGAGGAATGCGACTTCGGGACCACTGAGACTTCCGACGAAATCATGAATGTCCAATTTCAATTCTTCACGGGCTTTCTTACCCAGATCAAATTGACCAACACACGGGCTTTGTGTACTTAGTTCTGGTGAAAATCCAATAACAACTGCTTTCCCGATCAAATGAATGCCTCCTTGAATCGCTAAAGAACTAGACACACTATTGCATCCGCAATCCCTTGTTGAACACACTGCTGTCCGATTGCGACGCAAGGCTGTCACGACCATACTGCATATTCATGCAAAGCTCAACGACTAAAGCTTACATCGTTTATGCACCCGAAGATACGCCCAAAATATACATCATTATCCTAGAACCATTCGGTTTACTTTGCACAATCACCGAGCTTTTTGATGACGGCATCGGTAAACTCAGTACACGTCGAACTACCACCCAAATCTGGGGTTGTTTCCTTTGACTCTATAGTTGCAAATATCGCTGTTTCAACAAGTCGCCCTATCCGTTCTAGATGCGAGTCATCGTGTTTCACTGACAACCAATCCAGTAACATAACTGCTGAAAGCATCTCTCCTGTTGGGTTCGCAATACCTTTTCCCTCGATGTCTGGTGCAGCTCCATGTGCAGCTTGCGCCATAGCTTTATCGTGACCAACATTTAAAGATGGCGATAACCCAAGGCTTCCGACCAATTCGCCTGCTAAATCAGAGAGGATATCTCCAAACATGTTTGTCGTCACAATGATATCAAAATTCGATGCGCGTCTGACGAGATGTGCAGTCATGGCGTCGATATGATAATCATCGACCTGTACTTCTGGATACTCCTCTGCTACTGCACGGCACGTATTTAAAAATAAACCAGTACCGAGTTTGATGACGTTTGCTTTATGTACAATCGTGACATGTTTTTTTCGTGCCATCGCCAACTGGAACGCAGAATGGGCTACGCGCTCTGCAGTCTTCTTTGTAAATACTCCTACCGACAGTGCGACATCAGGTGTCGGCATCCATTCTCCACTGCCAATGTACATATTCCGATCAGGATAAAAACCTTCCGTATTTTCACGGACAATGATCAAATCAGCCTTTGGAACAACACTCCATAATCCAGCATATGTTTTCGATGGTCTGATATTGGCGTATAAATCAAAGTGATGGCGTAGTTCACCGCTTGGGTTGCGTTTTTGCTTTTCGCTTTCTGGATAAGATGCTGAATCATGTGGTCCCATAATCCACCCATGACACTCATCCAACTTCTGCTTAGTTTCTTTTGGTATTGCTTCTCCGTATTGATGGATAGCATCCCATTGAGAGATTAACCCATTCAAACTCCACTTGCGGTACATGCTTTGCAGCTTCTGATAGCACTGTCACGGTAGATGATACGATTTCGGGACCAATTCCATCACCGTTCAGAATGCCCATACGATAACGCATTCCTGATTCACCTCCATACGAAAGTCTAAACCCTAATAAAAAATCTGACTAGTAAGTATCAGTCTTTCAATTAGTGTTATAATATTTCAAGATAGTCCCAATCCCTTAAGTCTCTTGCTGCGCAAAACGGCCCGAAACTGCAGGACATCGTTCGACAGGCACTTGAATAATCATACACACCGGCTCCTCGATGACTATGGCGGTTTCGCGCCCTTTAGCGGCAGATGGCGGTTTTGTGACCCTATAGAGTCATTTGCTGTACGTGAATGTGAAACCAATCATGTCTCCCCCACCTATACCGGTTTGAACTGCACTCGGAGGATTGGCCGCAAAATGACATGTCAATGTAAGATCCGGCCCATGATCCGCAAACTCATAGGATAGTCCGTCCTTGCTATAAGTCTTCCCCACGGATATGCCAGATGTGAGACTCATGTTGACTAAATCGACCATGAATACGCCATGTGAAATACGAGGATTCGTGTACGCAGTTTGCATTGTTCCATGTGTTGTATAGAGAGTCAGACTGTTCGCATTCACTTGGACAGACTCCAACGTAACATGAGGAGAACTAGCATTAGACCCGCGAGAACTCAATGTAACTTGAGATCCTGCACTATAAGGTTTCATTGACATCGCCATCGCTAACCCTGTTCGAATCGGGTTCTTACAGTGGCTGTAGGTGTCAATTTCGTACACGTGCTGGCCTTCTTGCCACTTAATCGTTTCACTGACACTTGTTCCAGACAGATGTCCTTGAGCTGTTTCACCCGGATAAACATTTACGTAAATCGTCCCTTTGGTTTGCGGGACGGGCATAAAATGACTGTGCAGAAAAGAAGCCACAGCATCGGCCTCAGCAGTCGGCACTTGTGTGCTCTCTGTACGTGCTACCTCTATCTTCCAACGCCCCTCGCTCCACGTTAAAGAGTTCGATGATACTTCTTTCGCACTGTTCTTCGGGGCCACGAATGTTTGCTCTTTGGCTACAATCCCAGATGTGAGATCGACACTGGAGGTTGTTACCTTTGCGTTATTCGGCATCCCGTTTGGCAGCCAGACCGAATCGCCCGCCGAAATCCCAGAAAAAGTTGATCCCATAAACGTTGCTAGCTGATTATGAGGCGACGAAAACTGCACACTGTAATTCAATATTGATCCTGTAGTCGTATCCCACGTGCGATAGAACAACTGATTCGATCCTGAAGTTGGAGTAGCTAAAATGGTTGGCACTTCTGGACGGCTCAGCACGTTAGCCGGAAAGTGCTGCATCGCCATGCTGACGATGTTCGGAAACTGATGTGCAGAGGAATTCGGTTGATTGGATAAAATCTTCACGCTGTTAGTCGAGTTCCCGGTGCCTACAGTATTCTGTGTTGTGTTGGCTGTCACGGTGGCTGGAGCATTGTTCGTGCTGTTTGAGATAGTTGAGTTTGTGGTTTTAGTCACAGTTTGATTTGATGGAGAAGTGGGTCCACCGACTGGTTGCTGACTCCCATTTGTCGCGCAACCAGTCACCCCGATGGTCGTGAGTGTAAGAACAGCAATGCCGATGCCTAGGTTTTTATATGAAAACATTGAATTCACCTCGTGGAGCAGATTGGAACACTTCTTATACTTTGACGAGGCTCAAAGGGATTAGGTTACAAAATTCGATACGACTAAATCTGGCTAGCCATGAAGAGAGAGACAAAAGCATCGAAGACAGGCCACTCAGAATGGCCTGTCTTTGATTTTTATATACAATGGGTCCCGCCAACAAAATGACGCAAAACTCATGCTAAGACAATTTTTGGATTCGTATTATCGGTTTTTTCTACGCTAACATCAAGAAACGCGGTTAGTGAATATACTGCGTATCGTGTGTTTATACACTCATCTGTGTGCGGGATTCTGTCGCATTCGCACCCTAAAGTGATCGATCATTCGTTCGGGCTCTGTGTCTAATGTTATCCCTATGAACCCATGAAGCTATTGACTCGCGCTACACCGATGCTGAATTGACTAAAGCCTGGACGTTGGCGCACTCCATTGATCGCCAACGTCCAGGCATTCGTGCATTAAGCTAAGAAGCTCACTACAGCACTCGGCTGCACGTCGATCCAAAACTCATCGTTGCCGAACCCGTTTAGCGTGAGATTATGGTGCTTAATCACTTGCTCACCAGTCAGGAACTCGTTGCCACATGAAGAGTGAGCATCCTCCACTAACGTGACGTCTAACCCGAGAGTTGTCGCTCGACGTGTAGTCGTATCGATGCAAAACTCCGTCTGGAACCCGGCAATGATCACTTCTGTGACGTCGCGTTCCCGGAGTTCCTCTTCCAATGACGTCTGATAAAAGGCATCCGAGGCACGCTTTCGCACCACGAGGTCCCCTTCCCTATACCCTATCTCTGAGTGGAGTTGCCATCCGCGAGACCCAACTTGAAGGATACCTTCATCGCTGTCATGCTGTACAAACAGAACCGGAACATTCGCGGAACGCGCCTGTCCAACAAGTGTTCCAATGACGGCAGCTTTCTCGCGCCCAGAGAAAACAACTTCGACCAATCCGACTTGTGCATCAATGACTAGAAGCGCCTTCTGACTCATACCGAGATCCACCCTCCCTTGATCATCCAGTACACTAGGGAAGATCAATCCTCCCGAGATTACTTCTTCATCATTGGAAAAACCCCCTTTATAGCACCTTTACAATCTCTACAATGTCCTCAATCAGCTTGATCAGAGTGATAAAGCCGAATCAATCTGTCGCAAAACTGCCCGATAGCGATATAACCCAAAATATACCTTGGTATATATTTATACACGGACAGGAGCAAATCCTT is a window from the Sulfoacidibacillus ferrooxidans genome containing:
- a CDS encoding helix-turn-helix transcriptional regulator; this translates as MAEQKFDSYLKDARLRKGLSQEELARQANVSKETIRNIEKGLSIPNVLLAIGLGALLGVAVTELFMERG
- a CDS encoding cysteine hydrolase family protein produces the protein MSQKALLVIDAQVGLVEVVFSGREKAAVIGTLVGQARSANVPVLFVQHDSDEGILQVGSRGWQLHSEIGYREGDLVVRKRASDAFYQTSLEEELRERDVTEVIIAGFQTEFCIDTTTRRATTLGLDVTLVEDAHSSCGNEFLTGEQVIKHHNLTLNGFGNDEFWIDVQPSAVVSFLA